Genomic DNA from Desulfurivibrio alkaliphilus AHT 2:
GCAGTGGCCGATGGCCCCCTTTACCGAATGCACCGGCGGCGGCTGGGGCCAGATGGTGCCAAAGGCCAGCAGCTCCATGGCATCGTTATAAGTGGTGCCGGTGCCGTGGGCGTTGATCCCGCCCACCGGCAGCCTCCCCTGCTCCGTGGCCTGCTTAAGGGCCCTGATCAGGCCGCTGGCCTGCCGGCAGGGCGCGGTGATATGGGTGGCATCGCAGGAAATCCCGTACCCGGCGATGGCGGCCTGCACCGGCCATTGCCGAGCGGCGGCCTGCTCTGCGGTGGTCAGCAGCAACCAGCCGCCGCCCTCACCCAAAGAAAGCCCGTCCCGTTCAGCGTCAAAAGGGCGGCAACCTTCAGCCGCCAAGGCCTGCAATCCGGCAAAACCGGCCAACACAAAACGGCTCAGCAGGTCCACCCCAACCACCAGGGCGGCCTCGCACTCCCCGCGAGCCAGCCGCATGAGAGCTTCCATAACGGCCACCGTACCCGAGGCACAGGCCGCACTCACCGTCCGGCATTCGTGCTCGATTCCCAGCCAGTCGGCCATGGTTGCCGCCAGCTCCGGAGGCTGTCCCGGCCAGTAACCATCGGCGGGGGTCAGCAGTTCATCAACGGCGCCCTTGGTGGTGGCGCAAATCAGAGCGGTTTTCGGGGGTAAAGCCGGAACACCGGCCAGCAGCCGGCGCAGCAGGGTCTGCAGGCGCTCATCGCTGCCCGGGGCGGCGTCCAGGCCGGCAACCCGGCCCATTACCCACGGGGTCGCAAAGCCTTCCGCAAAACCTTCCGCAAAACCTTCCATAGCCGGCCGCTGTAATCCGCAGCGGCCAGCCAGCAAGCCCTGCCAGGTGGCCTCCTCATCCCCCAGGGCCGTCTCAATCGCGCTCTTGACCACCACCACCTGCTTCATTACAGCTCTCCTCGGCGCCACTGTTCCTTGAACTCCTCGATCCAGTCCGGCGGGGAAAGCAACAGATTATTATCCCCATCGGTCAACAACTGCATGGAGTACCCCCGGGCCACCAACCGGCTTTCCGGCCCTTCGATGCGAAAGGAATAATCCAACCGCATGGCCTCGTTCCAGTGCATGCAGGCAGTTATCTCCATGGTGTCGTCAAAGTAGAGCGGAGCGTGGTAATCGATGTGCAGGCGGACCAGGGGGGCCCTGACCCCGCGCCGGATAAAATCCCGGTAACCAAGACCATAACGATCACCCAGAGCCACCCGGCCGTCCTCGAAATAGCTGACATACCGGCCATGCCAGACAATGCCCATCAGGTCGATCTCTTCAAACCGGACCCGGCGGCTGACGGTGACCGCTAAAGGTGCGGGGTCGCCGGGTGATGGCGGAAAATATTCGGTAAAACCCATAAACTCGACAACCTCAGAATTAGTAATCGTTCAGCAGCACCGCACCTTCGGGCGATCAGCCAAGCTTACGTACAGGGGGTACGCTGCGCCTGGCTGCTTACCCGAATCTGCGGCACTGCTGAACGATTACAGCCCGTTAGACCGGCAAGTTAGCACCCCTGGTGAACGGTTACCACAATTAAGGTAAACGTCAATCAAGTCACAACAGGGTTGAGCGGCCGCAAATCAAGTTTGCCCCCGGCCACCAGCCCGCCGTCTTTGGTCAATTTGAATTTCGCCTGCCAGCCGGTGGCTTCACCCCTGGGCACCAGGTGCAGAGAAACCGTAAGCAGCTCCTGTGGCCGCACCATGCCCCGGAATTTTGCCCCCCGGCAGCCCACCGTCAGCAACTTGCCGGCAACGGCCAGTTCCGCCAGCTGACGGACAGCGGCCAACTGCACCACCGCCGGCAGGATCGGCAGGTCGGGAAAATGACCGGCAAACCCCGGAAATTCCGGGGCAAAGCAGTAATCTCCAACCAGCCACATCCCCTCTTCATCCTGCTGTTCCCGGCGCCAGGAACGCAGGGATTGCCTCAATCCTTCCTCAAGAGATAACATGCCCGATCTCCACTTAATGATTAACCCCCATCGTAACCGTTCACCAGGGGTATTAACCTAACAGGTATAACGGGCCGTAAGCGTTCAGCAGCGCCGCAGGTTCGGGCAAGCAGCCAGGCGCAGCGTACCCCCTGTACGTAAGCCTGGCTGATCGCCCGAAGATGCGGTGCTGCTGAGCGCTTACCCCCCGTCCGGTACCAGTTGCAATGTTACCCCGAGCCAGGGGTTTGTAAAAGTTATTCTCTCCGGCGCCGCATCCCGGTCAGAACTGACATACTTCACCGACCATAACGGCAGCAGACCGAGCCGGGCGTATTTTTTTTCCCCCTCATTGGTTGCCCGCCGACAGAGGCGCAGCAGGAAATTTCGCCCACATGGGCTGCCGTCGGGTTCCAGCAAAAAAATCCGGTACAGGGAGGTGCCGAGAAAGTCCGGCAGCCGGTGCCCTTCAAAAACCCCAAGTTCCCGCAGGGTCTGCCGTTCACCGGCGGCATCCAGCCGGGCTTCCAGAAGGGTAATCCCGGTGCCGTCCAGCAAAACGTAATGCAGACCATCGTTTTCAAACCTGGTGCCCAGCAGACCGGCAAACTTCTGCTCTTCTCCCTGACTGATGGTCAGCCGCCACAACTCACCCGGCCTGACCACCTGCTCCTGCCAGGCGGTTTCCGGCGGGCGAGCGGGTAAAGCGCAACCGACGGCAGCCCATAACATGATCAGCAAAAACAGGCCGAGTTTTTTCATCTAAACCTCCCGTAGGCCACCCTAGCGCTCGGCCGGCAAGGCATTTCCAGCCAGCACCGGGGAGACCAGCAAGGCCGTCGGCCAGGCCGCCCCGATCCCCCAGAGTACGGTAACTCCCAGGGAGTGGAGGGCCGGGTGCTGAGCAAAGGCCAGCACCCCGAAACTGATCATGGAACTGGCCGCACAGATGGAAACCGCCAGCAGGGTGGTGGCCGAACGGCGCTCGCCCCGGGCACAGACCACGAAAATACCGTAATCCACACTCAAGCCGATCACCATGATCCCCATCAGCAGGTGCATCATGTTCAATTCACCACCGGTCAAGCGGCAGAACAGGATCATGGCCGCCAGGGCCGACAGCACCGGGGCCAGCACCGCCAGCACCGATCGAGGCCGGCGGAAGAACAATACCGCCAGCAGGATTAGCAGCAGCGCCGCCGCCGAGGTCAGTACCGCCAGATCATGGCGCAGCAGCCGCTCCACCTGCTGCCGCCATTTCTGGTTGGCCAGCACGGTAACCCCAGGTTGCCCGTCAGCCAGGGCCAGCAGTTGCGGCAAATGGTGGGGTTCGCTCAACTCCACCGTGGTCAGCATCAGATACTCCTCCGGGTGGGGGTGGTTTTGCTGCTGCTCCGGCTTGCGCACCATCATACTCAACAGCGGGCGCAACGGCCCGGCCAGTATTGCCTCCGCTTCCAGCAGCACCGGCGGGGCGGTCAACCGCTTCAGAAATGAATCGAAGGCCGTGGGAACAAAACCGGCCTGCCCGGCGGCTTGCCTGAAACGCGCCGGGAAATCATCACCCAGGGCCGCCCAGAAGGCCTGCCAGTCCGTCAGCCGCTGTTGCTGCACGGAAGGCGCCGGCAACAGCGGAGCGATACTTTGCCAGCGGGGCCAGTCATGCTGCCGCAAATAGCGATAAACCTCAAAATTATGCTCCTGCGCCTCAGCCAAGGTGGCGCCGGCCGCCACCACAAAAGCCAGTTCTCCTTCCCGGCCCCAGGTGGTTCTGAAATGTTCCTCGGCGGCCAGCACCTTGGCATCGGGCGCATCCAGCACCCGCAGGTCACCGGTATACTGCAGCGCAGGCCAGGAAAGCAAACCGCCAAGCAACAAAGCACCCCAGAGGCCCAACAGCAGCAGCCGACCGCCCGCAGAGATCACCACCGGAGGCCGGAACCAAGCCGCCGGCGGGCGCTGGCGGCGGCCAATCAGGGTTGGCAGCAGCAGCCAGGAAAAAATCACCGCCAGCAGAATGCCGGTAAGCGCCAGGGTGGCCATCTGCCGGTGGGAAGGGACCTGGGAAAAAAGCAGCACCACAAAAACCCCGGCCGTGGTAAGGGTGGCTAAAGACACCGGGCGAAACAGGCGGCGCAGCATGGCTTGATGACCGCCCTCTTCCCGGGCCAGAGCCAGATAGATATGCACCGCGAAATCAACCGCAATACCGATGAGCACGATCCCAAACCCCAGCGCCAGGGCACTTACCTGACCATGCACCAACCCCATAACGGCAATGGCGGCCGGGGCCGCCAGAAACGGGATCGCCAGCACCAGCAGCACCCGGCCGTCCCGCAGAGAGGCCAGCAGCATGGTGAGCAACAGCACCGAGGCCAGCGGCAGCAACAGCCGCAGGTCGCGCTGGACGGCCTGATAATTGGCCAGGGTATGCGGCAGCGAGCCGACAACACCCCAGTCCACCCCGGCGGGCAAATGATCGCTCATGATGGCCTGCAGCAACTCGGCTGTTTGGGCTGCTCCCCGGGAGTCGGTCAGCGGCACCGCGCTCTCGGCCAAAATCAGGGCGCTGAGGCGATCTTCACTGAGGAAAAAACCGTCCACCATGGTGGCATCATGTTCCTGCTGCAGGCGGGATAGTTTTTGCAACACCTGGGGAAGCAAGCCCAAGGGGTCTTGCTGCACCTGCCTTTTGACCACCATCCCGGCGGGACTGTTGAGCAGGTTGAAGTTGTCATCCATGATCCGGGCCAGGCCCGCTTCATCCAGCCGGGAAGCCAGCCCGGCCAGATCTTGCCGCTCAAGCAGCACCGGCAAGTAAGGACCCAGCTCACTCGGCAGGTTGCGTGCCAGGTCGGGCGGCAGGCGATAAACCACCTCCACCATGAGCTCGCTGGCCGCCATGGCCCGACCGACCTGAGCCACTCCTTGCTGCAGGGCCGTTTGGGCTTCAGCGGAGGAAGAATAATAAGCGGGATCAACGGTCAGGGTAAGAAAAATACGGTCCACCAGACCCAACCGCTGCAACAGTGACAGATCACCCCGTACCGCCTTACCCGGCAGCAGGTCCAGGGCATCCTCTTTAAATTGGAGTTGCAGGGCCAGCAACAGCCCGGACAGCACAATCAGCAACACCAGCAGCCAGCGCAGCAGAACCGCTCGCGGCCGGGCGGTGGGCGGGGGAAATTCGCCCCGGGGCTGAGCCGGAGGCTCACCCACCGTCATGGCACCGGCTGAACAGGGCGTCGTCGAGGTCAGGATCGGGCTGGCAGTCATGGAAGGTAAGTCTGGTCAGATCGCCGCCGGCTTCCTTGATCTCAACCTGCCGGGGCTGATGGGTCTCCGGGTTGAAGGCAATGGTCAGGGAACTGACAAACTCGGCCACGGCCGGGTCTTTAGGCTCAATCAACAGGGTGGCGTCAGCGGCCAGCGACAGGTGATATTCCGCCGCCAGGCGTTCGTGTTCACCACCCAGCCACAGCCAGAGCTGCCGGGCCACCATGCGCATAATCGGATCCTGTTGCAGGTCGAAACGGACCGGCGGCGAGTTGCCGTCACAGCGCATGCCGCTGTCACCCTTGAAAATCAGTACCGAATTGATCGGGCTGGCAAATTCCCAGCGCAGGCGGTCGGGCCTGACCAGGTCCAGCCGGCCGCGAAAGACCACCGGCCGGTCGAACATGGCCAGCTCCTTCTCCTGGGTAAAGGCACAACTCATACTGCGCATCTCGGCGGCAGACCGGTCAATCTTTTGCAAAAAAGCCGCCAGCTCTTCCTGCTTTTCCCCTGCGGCCCCGTTAATCGGCAAAAGCAGGATCAGCAACAAGCCGGTTAATTTCACCAGCCACCGGACACCCATTATCGGCCCTCCTCGGTCATATCTCCTTCCCATACCTTGATTTCCACTTCGGCCAGATCGACATCGCCGGGCCGGTCATCCTTGCAAGAGACGCTACGCACCCAGCCCCGGATGATTTTCACCGCCCCGAATTCAAAGGTTTTCTCCAGCTCGACCAGCACCGTGGCGCCGGGCCGGGGCGAGCACAACAAGCGAAAAGCATCCACCCCCACCAGCATCCCGCCGCCGGGTGCAACCCCTGCTCGCCGGGCGTCATAACCGTTGGCGGCGGCCATGGCCTGGGCTACCAGCTCTATCCAGTACTCCGCCGACACCCCGCTGTCGGCATCAACCCAGATGCCCGCCGCCGGCACCACGGCCCGGGCCAACGCCCGCCCGGGTTGCCATTCCAGCAACTCATCCACCAGCAGCATCGGCGGCCGTTGCGGCACCAGTTCCACCGCCGGTAGCGGCAAAGTCAAAGCGCTCATAGTATTTCCGTAATCGTTCACCAGGGCCCGCCCGTAACCTGCTAACCGGCCGTAACCGAACAGCCGTACCGCATAACCAAAAGGACAAACAAATGAGGACAGATGTGGGGTAACCGTTCAGCAGTGCCGCAGATTCGGGCAAGCAGCCAGGCGCAGCGTACCCCGGTACGTAAGCCTGGCTGATCGCCCGAAGGTGCGGTGCTGCTGAACGGTTACGGTTACCTACATGTGCAGTCCACCGTTAACTCCGATCACCTGACCGGTGATATACCCCGCCTCGGGGCCGAGCAGAAAATTGACCACTCCCGCCACCTCTTCCACCGTCCCGACCCGGTTCATGGGGACCATGGGCAAAATCCTGTCCAGCGGCAGATCCTTGATCATCTCGGTATCGATCAGACCGGGCGAGACCACGTTGACCAGAATGTTGCGCCGGGCCACTTCCCGGGCCAGTGATTTACAGGCTGCGATCAGCCCGCCTTTGGCCGCGGCGTAATTCACCTGGCCGGCCTGACCGGCTTCGCCGGAAACGGACGCAATGGCAATGATCCGCCCCTTTCTTTTACCCAGCATGGCCTTGGAAAACAACCGCCCCAGCAGGAAAAAGCCGGTCAGGTGCGTGGAGAGCACCCGGTCCCAGTCCTGGCGGCCCATCATGGGCAGCAGGGTATCGCGGGTGATCCCGGCATTATGAATAAACCCGTAAGGGGTTTCTTCGGCCAACAACGGCTCCAGGGCGGCGGCCACCGCCTCTTCATCGGCCACGTCGAAGGGCAGCAATCGGCAGCGGCGACCTAGCCGCTCGATCTCCTCCTGCAGGGCACGGGCCTCGGCGTGGGCCGAGTGATAGTTCAGCCAGAGATCGTAACCACCGGCCGCCAGCCGGCGGGCAATACCGGCCCCGATCCCGCGACTGGCGCCGGAGATAAAGACTACGGGGGCATCAGACATGGCTTTATCCACCTTGATTTTGTTTTTTCAGTTGTAACTATCCTAGCAGCAGCACTTCGGCACGCCCGCAGGGAGCGGTGGCCTGCCAGTGCAGTGAGCTTCCCGCCTGCCGGGAGCATTCTTCCAGGGCATGACTTAAGGCCAGGGCCGCCGCCAGGCTCCGCGGGGCCTCCGCCGGAGGGCAAAACGCCCCGGAGGGCTGGAACCGTTCTCCCGTGCGCAATAAATAAAAGACGGGATCACTGGGTTTTTCCTCCAGCACAATCTCGCCCAGCCGGGGCAAGGCACCCGCCGCCGGCTCGACCGCCTCCAGCAACCAGGCAACCGCCCCCAAACGGCAGGCCACCGGTGGCGAAGCAAGCGGCTCGCCCACCGCCGGCAGGCCACCGGTTTCCACTGCCAGTCGCGCGGCGGCCTCGGCCAGCAACGGCGATTCTTCTTCCACTGCCACCACCAGGGCGGCGGCCAGGTCGGCACGCTCCAAAGCTGCCTTGGCTTCCGCCAGAGCGGCCAAAAAGGGCCAGCCGGGGGTGGTCAGGGTCAGGGCCGGCCCCTGCAGGTTCAACAACCGGGTCAGATAACCCACCGCGGCATTGTGGACCGAGTGTGAAAACAGGGTGGGCGAGGCCTGACCTTCGCCGTTGTCAAAGAGGGTGTCCAAAAAACGGAAATTGGTCTCCAACGGACCGGTGGTGGTGCCGAGAAAAACCCCGATCTCCGGTCGTCCCTCCGCCGCTGAAAGCTCGTCCTCGGCGCCCATGGCGCCAGCCCCGGCCAGCACCGCCAGCCGGGAAAAATCATCGGCCCGGCGCAAAGACCGTAACCAATGGGCCGGAATCTCGGCCCCGGCAACTGCCGCCTGCACCGCTCTGATCTGTACCGCACATTTCATACTGCGTAACCATTCACCAAAGGTACTAACCTGCTAGATTAACGGGCCGTAAGCGAACAGCCGTGCCGCAGGTGAGGTCTTGCAGCCAGGCGCAGCGTACCCCCTGTACGTAAGCCTGGCTGATCGCCCGAAGATGTGGTGCGGCTGTTCGCTTACCATACTGCTGCCTCCAGTACCAGGCAACTGTTGCCACCGCCGAAGGCCAGCGACTGGGAAATCCCGATGGGACCGGTCAACACTCTTTCTTCGTCTTCCGCCAGGGGCCGGTAAGGGAAGGCCGGGTCTGGCCGCCGGCAGCGGCGGGAGCCGACGGTTTTACCGGCCTGCAGGGCCAGCAGGGTAAAGACCGCCTCGACCGCCCCCGCCGCCCCCAGGGTGTGGCCGGTCAGTGCCTTGGTGGAAACCAGCGGCACCCGCCCATCTGCCCCGAACACTTCGGCGGTGGCGGTGGTTTCCGCCAGATCGTTGGCCGGCGTGCCGGTACCATGGCCGTTGATCAGGGCGATATCCTGCCGCCGTAAGTCGCTGCCCGCCAGGGCCACCCCGATGGCCCGTTGCAGGCCGATCCCCTGGGGATGGGGCGCGGTGGGGTGCCAGGCATCACCGGCGGTCCCAAACCCCCTGATCCAGCCCCGGGGCCGCCGCCCCTGCCGCGCCCCGGCGCTCTCCCTTTCCAGCAGCAACACAGCGGCGCCCTCACCCAGGTTCAAGCCCTGGCGGCTTTCGTCGAAGGGTCGACAGGGGGCGGCATCGGTGAGCAACAGGGAGGTAAAGCCGTTGCCGGCAATACGGGACAAGGCGTCGGCCCCGCCGGCAATGGCCAGGTCGCAGCGCCCCTGGCGCAACCAGTCGGCGGCCACCCCAATGGCATCGGTACCGGAGGCGCAGGCGTTGGTGATCACCAGGGCAGGCCCGGCAAGTTGCAGTACCGCCTGCAAGGCGATACTGACATTGCCCTGCAGATAACGTTGCACCGGCGCCAGCGGCGGCCGCTCGCCCTGCCGCCAGGCCCGGTAGTAGTCCTCGTCGTTGAAGGCACAGCCCACTGTGGTCCCCAGGCAGACCCCCACTTTTCTGCCCCGCAGCATCTCAGGCGACAGGCCGGCATCGGCCAGTGCTTCCAGCGCCGCCGCCAAGGCCAGCCGGCTGGTACGGCTCAGGGCAGTCAACTCTGCGGCGGCGGCAACTTCCGGCAGTCTGCCGGTCAGGGCCAGGGGATCACCGGCCACACTGAAAACCGGAAAGGGTAAAGAGGTGGCATAAATCTCGGCCGGCACCGGCCCACAGGCCACCTCTCCGCCGGCCAGGGCGGCCCCATGCTCCTCAAGGTTCAAGCCGGCGGCGGAAACGCATCCCATGCCACCGACGGCTATTGCCACCGCCGCATCATCCATCGGCACCCCCGTTCCCTCTAACCCTGATGCTCCTTGATATAGTGGACCAGGCTGGCAATGGAGGCAAAGGCCTTTTTGCCTTCATCCATGTCGCCAATCTGGACCCCGAAATGTTTCTGGATCAGCACCACCAGTTCCACTGCATCCAGCGAATCAAGCCCCAGCCCTTCACCAAACAGCGGCATATCATCTTTGATATCGGCAGGGCTTACCCCCTGCAGTTTGATTTCGTCGATCAAAATGTGTTTAAGCTGCTCTTTCAGGTCTTCCATGCCTTTGCCGTATTTCCTCGCAGTGTTTAACTTGTTGGTCTCGGTGGCCCCGCCGGCTTTGGCAAAGGCGATAAGACCGAAAAGGTTTGATTACTGCTGCCAAAAATCGTAAAAGTTGTACCATTGATACGGGTACTCGTCAACGTGCTCCTGCAGGCTTCGGGCAAAGCGGGCACCGCTTGCCCGGCACGCTTCCGCCCGCTGGTTGCGACCCTGCCAGCGGGGATACCAGACATCGCGGATTCGCAACTGATAACGGCGGCGGCCGGTCTTGGCGGCAAACATGGCCGCCACCGGGGCACCGACGCAACCCGCCAGCACATAAGCCGCATCGGGCAGACGCACCGGAGCTCCCAGAAAATCCACCGTTACCGAAGACCCTTTGACCAGCCGGTCACCCATGATGGTGACCACCTCTCCCCGTTGCAGGGCCGCCGTTGCCTCGACCACCCCGCCCAACGGCCCGTCTGTACTGATGATATGAAAGGGACGACGCCCCGGGCGCAGGTCGAAAAAATGCTTGGCCACCGCCTGCTGGTCGTAATGCATCAGGGCATGCACCGGCACCGGCAGCCTTTCCAGATGGGCCAGGGCGGTCTGCCAGTTACCCACATGGGCGGTGAGCAACACCACCCCCTTGCCTTCCGCCACCAGCTTGAGCAACTGCTCGTAGCCTGCGGTTTCACCTGCAAAGGCCCGGTTGCGCCCCATGCCCAGCCAGGCCCGATCCACCAGCACCCGGCCAAAGGAGTGGACATTTTTGAAGGTGGCCAGCCAGAGTCCCCACCGGCTAAGTTCCGGGAAACGGCGCTGCAGATAAGGCCTGGTACGGCGGTGAATCTCCCGGCTGCCCAGCAGATAAACGGCGACCACGGGCACCAGCAGCAGATAGGCCCCGGCAAGGCCAAACAGGCGCAAGGTGAGATAAAAACAGGAATGCCCCAGGGCCTCCAGCCGCTGCCAGCCGCCGCTGCCTGGTTGTTTTTTACCGACGCTTTGCATATTCCCAGTCAACACCAATAGCGGCTCATTTGTCCTCGATTCGGCAGGGAAACATCCTGACCCGGGCCCAGTAAATCAATCCCGCGCCGATCAGCCCCAGCACCGGTCCCACCACCAGGGAGCCCAGCAGCCAGTCCCACAGGCGCAGATGAATCTCCAACAGCCACTTCTCCCAGGAAAGATCCAGCAGCAGTGTCCCCTCGCGCATGAAGTAACCGGCCTGGATACAGAGCACCGGCACCACCGGCGGCATGCAGAACTGACTGGCCGCCACCGCGGCCAGTTTGTTGAGATGCAGGCGATGGGTAACATAGATAATCGCCACGGTATGGCAGGCGATCAGGGGCAGGGCTCCCATGAACAGACCGATCCAGACCGCGGTGGCCAGCCAGAGTGGGGAGGTGTGCTCGGAGCAGATTTTTTTCAGGGTCTGCCAGGGCCGCCGCACCGCCATTTTGGCGGCATTGAGCGGGGGCTGGTCGTCCGGCCGCCGATGAGACAGGGGCAACAAACGCCGCAACAGCAGGCGGGTATGAAGCACGGTCAACCGCAGGTTGTCTTTAAACTGGCCGAAATGACTAATTCGCTCACCGCTGGGGGGGTAATGCACCGAAATATCGACGGAAGCAAGCTCCACCCCGGCCCATGAGGCTCGCACCAGCACCTCGACTTCAAAGTCGTAGCGGCTGCTCTTGGGCTTTAAGGCCAACAACTCCCGTACCGGATACAGGCGCATGCCGCTCTGGGTGTCCGGTAGCTCCCGGCCGGTCTCAAGCCTGACCCAGAAGTTGGAGAAGGCCCGGCCGAACAGGCTGGCCCTGGGCACCGTTTCCTGCACCATGCGCCGCGCCCCGATGACGATGGCCGGCCGGTCGATGGCCGCCGCCCCGGCCGCCAGCAACTCGGCCTCGGCGGGATCATGCTGGCCGTCGGCATCAACGGTGATGATTTGCGTAAAACCCAGCTCCCCGGCCTTTTGCGCCCCGGCCATGATGGCCGCCCCCTTGCCCCGGTTAACCGGCAGGCGCAGCTTGTGGCAATCAAGATCGGTAATCTGCTGCCAGCCGTCATCGGTACTGCCGTCGTCAACCACCAGCACCGGCCAGCCCGCCGCCAAGGCCCGCTGAACCACCTCCCGCAGGGTGGCGCCATGGTTGTATACCGGCACTACGATAATGGTTTGTCGCTCATCTTCAACTCGCATTTCTTTGCCGGGGCTGACGCAGCAGGAAATCCCAGAGCGGCCCGGTATGCCCCATCTCGTGCAGAATTGTCAGTTTACCGATAATTGATGAAACCGGAAAAATTCGATCCTCCCGCGGGGCAAAAGCGGCAGCCAGCTCCCGGTAGAGTTCCGCCTCCTGCAACTTGGGCGAAAAATAAAAGGTCGGGGTCATCAGGGACTGGTCGGCGTCAATTACTCCATCCGCCACCGCCCGGGCGGCCAAGGCCGTACCCGGCAGGATCCGAATGCCGGAAAAGGCAAAAACGA
This window encodes:
- a CDS encoding beta-ketoacyl synthase N-terminal-like domain-containing protein, with product MKQVVVVKSAIETALGDEEATWQGLLAGRCGLQRPAMEGFAEGFAEGFATPWVMGRVAGLDAAPGSDERLQTLLRRLLAGVPALPPKTALICATTKGAVDELLTPADGYWPGQPPELAATMADWLGIEHECRTVSAACASGTVAVMEALMRLARGECEAALVVGVDLLSRFVLAGFAGLQALAAEGCRPFDAERDGLSLGEGGGWLLLTTAEQAAARQWPVQAAIAGYGISCDATHITAPCRQASGLIRALKQATEQGRLPVGGINAHGTGTTYNDAMELLAFGTIWPQPPPVHSVKGAIGHCLGAAGVMEAALAIRSLQAGVLPPTVGLRQAADEQVPISGTRALPLRHPSVLSCNSGFGGINAALLFCRP
- a CDS encoding acyl-CoA thioesterase, whose product is MGFTEYFPPSPGDPAPLAVTVSRRVRFEEIDLMGIVWHGRYVSYFEDGRVALGDRYGLGYRDFIRRGVRAPLVRLHIDYHAPLYFDDTMEITACMHWNEAMRLDYSFRIEGPESRLVARGYSMQLLTDGDNNLLLSPPDWIEEFKEQWRRGEL
- a CDS encoding 3-hydroxyacyl-ACP dehydratase FabZ family protein — its product is MLSLEEGLRQSLRSWRREQQDEEGMWLVGDYCFAPEFPGFAGHFPDLPILPAVVQLAAVRQLAELAVAGKLLTVGCRGAKFRGMVRPQELLTVSLHLVPRGEATGWQAKFKLTKDGGLVAGGKLDLRPLNPVVT
- a CDS encoding MMPL family transporter, translated to MTASPILTSTTPCSAGAMTVGEPPAQPRGEFPPPTARPRAVLLRWLLVLLIVLSGLLLALQLQFKEDALDLLPGKAVRGDLSLLQRLGLVDRIFLTLTVDPAYYSSSAEAQTALQQGVAQVGRAMAASELMVEVVYRLPPDLARNLPSELGPYLPVLLERQDLAGLASRLDEAGLARIMDDNFNLLNSPAGMVVKRQVQQDPLGLLPQVLQKLSRLQQEHDATMVDGFFLSEDRLSALILAESAVPLTDSRGAAQTAELLQAIMSDHLPAGVDWGVVGSLPHTLANYQAVQRDLRLLLPLASVLLLTMLLASLRDGRVLLVLAIPFLAAPAAIAVMGLVHGQVSALALGFGIVLIGIAVDFAVHIYLALAREEGGHQAMLRRLFRPVSLATLTTAGVFVVLLFSQVPSHRQMATLALTGILLAVIFSWLLLPTLIGRRQRPPAAWFRPPVVISAGGRLLLLGLWGALLLGGLLSWPALQYTGDLRVLDAPDAKVLAAEEHFRTTWGREGELAFVVAAGATLAEAQEHNFEVYRYLRQHDWPRWQSIAPLLPAPSVQQQRLTDWQAFWAALGDDFPARFRQAAGQAGFVPTAFDSFLKRLTAPPVLLEAEAILAGPLRPLLSMMVRKPEQQQNHPHPEEYLMLTTVELSEPHHLPQLLALADGQPGVTVLANQKWRQQVERLLRHDLAVLTSAAALLLILLAVLFFRRPRSVLAVLAPVLSALAAMILFCRLTGGELNMMHLLMGIMVIGLSVDYGIFVVCARGERRSATTLLAVSICAASSMISFGVLAFAQHPALHSLGVTVLWGIGAAWPTALLVSPVLAGNALPAER
- a CDS encoding LolA family protein, which gives rise to MGVRWLVKLTGLLLILLLPINGAAGEKQEELAAFLQKIDRSAAEMRSMSCAFTQEKELAMFDRPVVFRGRLDLVRPDRLRWEFASPINSVLIFKGDSGMRCDGNSPPVRFDLQQDPIMRMVARQLWLWLGGEHERLAAEYHLSLAADATLLIEPKDPAVAEFVSSLTIAFNPETHQPRQVEIKEAGGDLTRLTFHDCQPDPDLDDALFSRCHDGG
- a CDS encoding ACP dehydratase → MSALTLPLPAVELVPQRPPMLLVDELLEWQPGRALARAVVPAAGIWVDADSGVSAEYWIELVAQAMAAANGYDARRAGVAPGGGMLVGVDAFRLLCSPRPGATVLVELEKTFEFGAVKIIRGWVRSVSCKDDRPGDVDLAEVEIKVWEGDMTEEGR
- the fabG gene encoding 3-oxoacyl-ACP reductase FabG, producing MSDAPVVFISGASRGIGAGIARRLAAGGYDLWLNYHSAHAEARALQEEIERLGRRCRLLPFDVADEEAVAAALEPLLAEETPYGFIHNAGITRDTLLPMMGRQDWDRVLSTHLTGFFLLGRLFSKAMLGKRKGRIIAIASVSGEAGQAGQVNYAAAKGGLIAACKSLAREVARRNILVNVVSPGLIDTEMIKDLPLDRILPMVPMNRVGTVEEVAGVVNFLLGPEAGYITGQVIGVNGGLHM
- a CDS encoding beta-ketoacyl synthase chain length factor, which codes for MKCAVQIRAVQAAVAGAEIPAHWLRSLRRADDFSRLAVLAGAGAMGAEDELSAAEGRPEIGVFLGTTTGPLETNFRFLDTLFDNGEGQASPTLFSHSVHNAAVGYLTRLLNLQGPALTLTTPGWPFLAALAEAKAALERADLAAALVVAVEEESPLLAEAAARLAVETGGLPAVGEPLASPPVACRLGAVAWLLEAVEPAAGALPRLGEIVLEEKPSDPVFYLLRTGERFQPSGAFCPPAEAPRSLAAALALSHALEECSRQAGSSLHWQATAPCGRAEVLLLG
- a CDS encoding beta-ketoacyl-[acyl-carrier-protein] synthase family protein yields the protein MDDAAVAIAVGGMGCVSAAGLNLEEHGAALAGGEVACGPVPAEIYATSLPFPVFSVAGDPLALTGRLPEVAAAAELTALSRTSRLALAAALEALADAGLSPEMLRGRKVGVCLGTTVGCAFNDEDYYRAWRQGERPPLAPVQRYLQGNVSIALQAVLQLAGPALVITNACASGTDAIGVAADWLRQGRCDLAIAGGADALSRIAGNGFTSLLLTDAAPCRPFDESRQGLNLGEGAAVLLLERESAGARQGRRPRGWIRGFGTAGDAWHPTAPHPQGIGLQRAIGVALAGSDLRRQDIALINGHGTGTPANDLAETTATAEVFGADGRVPLVSTKALTGHTLGAAGAVEAVFTLLALQAGKTVGSRRCRRPDPAFPYRPLAEDEERVLTGPIGISQSLAFGGGNSCLVLEAAVW
- a CDS encoding phosphopantetheine-binding protein yields the protein MEDLKEQLKHILIDEIKLQGVSPADIKDDMPLFGEGLGLDSLDAVELVVLIQKHFGVQIGDMDEGKKAFASIASLVHYIKEHQG